The proteins below are encoded in one region of Deltaproteobacteria bacterium:
- a CDS encoding lysophospholipid acyltransferase family protein, translating to MTIDSTSTMFSALLKSIHAFTVTVTLWVYYIMGYLVFFSPFYLYAFFFSTGREEAFQRLNHRLHRLFFSLVRTIVPRVKWRIAEEVKALRSSIIIANHLSFLDPIFFVSLFEKQKTIVRRDFFRFPVFGWILKTSGYIPSMSEGLFTENMIDQIKNMKDYLSAGGNLFIFPEGKRSRNGLIGPFDKGAFRIARLCNAPIKVVIIRNTHKLFPPDKFLFNTCDENVIEVELAGSLEADYESDTFTLSGLMAEARSLMERKADL from the coding sequence ATGACAATAGACAGCACAAGCACCATGTTTTCTGCCTTGTTAAAATCCATTCATGCTTTCACCGTTACCGTTACCCTCTGGGTATACTACATTATGGGATACCTCGTGTTCTTTTCTCCCTTTTATCTGTATGCCTTTTTTTTCTCGACCGGACGTGAAGAGGCCTTTCAAAGATTGAACCACCGGCTCCACCGGTTATTTTTCTCTCTTGTACGAACCATCGTCCCCAGGGTAAAATGGCGTATAGCGGAGGAAGTCAAAGCTCTTCGTTCTTCCATCATCATTGCCAACCATCTCTCCTTTCTGGATCCCATTTTTTTCGTATCTCTTTTTGAAAAGCAGAAGACCATCGTCAGAAGAGACTTTTTCAGATTTCCCGTTTTCGGCTGGATTTTGAAGACATCCGGCTATATCCCGTCCATGTCGGAGGGACTGTTTACGGAAAACATGATTGACCAGATAAAAAATATGAAGGATTATCTTTCCGCAGGGGGGAATCTCTTTATATTTCCCGAGGGGAAGAGAAGCCGCAACGGATTGATAGGCCCGTTTGACAAAGGGGCATTCAGAATTGCCAGGCTCTGTAATGCGCCGATCAAGGTGGTGATAATCCGGAACACCCATAAACTCTTTCCTCCGGATAAGTTTTTATTTAATACGTGTGACGAAAATGTCATTGAAGTGGAACTGGCCGGAAGCCTTGAGGCGGATTATGAAAGCGATACCTTTACGCTCTCCGGTCTCATGGCGGAGGCGCGTTCTCTCATGGAAAGAAAAGCGGATTTATGA
- a CDS encoding radical SAM protein — protein sequence MKVVLISMPDVIPIVIHEMALHMPNHGIACMGGNVDEEHEVALIDLVRKRSSISAYLTKTLKRITPDLVGLSAMTWQYPTCLALIGLIKSILPHVKIAVGGYHATLMSREMAASPESKEIDFIIRGEGEEPFRRLVNALAGKDGLETIPSLSYKQDGTWVHNDQGPLSDLSCLKLPIRDHRRKTCGYHFMYSRIEVMETSRGCTRNCNFCSISHMYGRSYRTYPIERIIADLDDIYFNKKTRLIFIADDNMVLNPKWVMSVCDAIIQRKYQNLKLVVQADCISVAGNEAMVKKMSEAGFRGVFLGIENVSSHNLRTMEKADIVEAAKRAIENCHRYGIMVIGGLIFGLPDDDEEAIRKNYQFLNDLEADASYCQMLTPYPKTKLREYLISEGLVTNHDRYERYSGFWANVKTRHLESDQLQYAFWYYRQTALGWWKPSAFAGKQGRLWTSFWTHVVKPVMKFSTDRQTRKIGWEGQYQRYLRRLEKMNRFPDLERFRGK from the coding sequence ATGAAAGTTGTCCTCATCTCCATGCCGGATGTTATCCCCATCGTTATTCATGAAATGGCGCTCCATATGCCCAATCATGGTATTGCCTGTATGGGCGGAAACGTCGATGAGGAGCATGAGGTCGCTCTTATTGACCTGGTGCGAAAACGCAGCAGCATCTCCGCCTATCTCACGAAAACCCTAAAAAGAATCACTCCCGATCTGGTCGGCCTGTCTGCCATGACATGGCAGTATCCGACATGCCTGGCCTTGATCGGACTCATCAAAAGCATCCTCCCTCATGTAAAGATCGCCGTCGGCGGTTATCATGCCACATTGATGAGCAGGGAAATGGCCGCATCTCCTGAATCGAAAGAGATAGATTTCATCATCAGGGGAGAAGGGGAAGAACCCTTCCGCAGGCTGGTGAATGCCCTTGCAGGGAAAGACGGGCTGGAAACCATACCATCGCTCTCCTACAAACAGGACGGCACGTGGGTACACAATGACCAGGGACCGCTGAGTGACTTGTCATGTCTAAAACTGCCCATACGGGATCATAGACGCAAAACCTGCGGATACCATTTCATGTATTCCAGAATCGAGGTCATGGAAACCTCCCGGGGATGTACCCGCAACTGTAATTTCTGCAGCATCAGCCATATGTACGGGCGTTCTTACAGGACATACCCCATTGAGCGTATAATCGCCGATCTTGACGACATCTATTTCAACAAGAAAACAAGGCTGATCTTTATCGCCGATGACAATATGGTTTTGAATCCGAAGTGGGTCATGAGCGTCTGTGATGCAATAATACAAAGAAAATATCAAAATTTGAAACTGGTCGTACAGGCCGACTGCATTTCTGTGGCCGGCAATGAGGCGATGGTGAAAAAAATGTCCGAGGCGGGATTCCGGGGTGTTTTCCTGGGGATTGAAAATGTATCGAGCCATAATCTCAGGACCATGGAGAAAGCCGACATCGTCGAAGCGGCGAAGCGGGCAATAGAGAATTGTCACCGGTATGGTATCATGGTGATCGGCGGCCTGATCTTTGGACTGCCCGATGATGACGAAGAGGCCATCAGGAAAAACTATCAGTTTCTCAATGATCTGGAGGCGGACGCATCCTACTGTCAGATGCTCACACCCTATCCCAAGACGAAACTCAGAGAATATTTGATCAGTGAGGGACTGGTTACGAATCACGATCGTTATGAACGGTATAGCGGCTTCTGGGCTAATGTGAAAACCCGGCATCTGGAATCTGATCAGTTACAATATGCTTTCTGGTATTACCGGCAGACCGCTTTAGGCTGGTGGAAACCATCGGCATTTGCGGGAAAACAGGGCAGGCTCTGGACGTCCTTCTGGACGCACGTGGTCAAGCCGGTCATGAAATTTTCTACAGACAGGCAAACCCGTAAGATCGGTTGGGAGGGGCAGTATCAAAGATATCTGCGTCGATTGGAAAAGATGAATCGCTTTCCCGATCTGGAAAGGTTCAGAGGAAAGTAA
- a CDS encoding polyketide synthase dehydratase domain-containing protein, with protein MEDHSRMSERIRLTLVIPVHPYLKDHHFERKILLPAVEILQRLAGSAQSYRSDAHVRCMRSASFDRFLHIENDSQVIETCHEMEIYESGRISSKLITIDRIRGTMSRTKVHAAVNFTAMEERIAGPPNDTVSALDGICYRIPSQKLYSELVPFGPSYQNVRGDILLSESGAAARVHAADHPTPSEPLGSPFPFDGALHVACAWGQRFCHIVAFPVGFEKRLIINPTVPGETYRCTIQPIPVNGESLHFDIWIHDSAGGLREEIRGVIMRDVSGGRVKPPDWILYKPA; from the coding sequence ATGGAAGACCATTCCCGGATGAGTGAACGGATCCGTCTGACCCTTGTGATCCCCGTTCATCCCTACCTCAAAGACCACCATTTTGAGAGAAAAATACTTCTACCCGCCGTTGAAATCCTTCAGCGGCTGGCAGGTTCGGCGCAGTCTTATCGGTCCGATGCGCATGTCAGATGTATGCGTTCGGCCTCGTTTGACCGGTTTCTCCATATTGAAAATGATTCCCAGGTCATCGAAACCTGCCACGAAATGGAGATCTATGAAAGTGGCCGCATATCCTCCAAATTGATTACTATAGACAGGATAAGGGGTACCATGAGCAGGACAAAAGTCCATGCCGCTGTCAATTTCACGGCTATGGAGGAACGTATCGCCGGGCCGCCCAATGATACGGTATCGGCGCTGGACGGTATTTGCTACAGAATCCCTTCCCAAAAATTATATAGCGAGCTGGTTCCTTTCGGGCCATCCTACCAGAATGTCAGAGGTGACATTCTTCTCTCAGAGAGCGGCGCGGCGGCCCGGGTACATGCGGCGGACCATCCGACGCCATCAGAGCCCCTCGGTTCTCCGTTTCCCTTTGACGGGGCTCTCCATGTCGCCTGCGCCTGGGGCCAGCGGTTCTGTCATATCGTGGCCTTTCCTGTGGGGTTTGAGAAACGCCTCATCATCAATCCGACGGTACCGGGAGAAACCTACCGCTGTACAATCCAGCCTATTCCGGTAAACGGAGAATCCCTTCACTTCGATATTTGGATTCATGATTCGGCGGGAGGTCTTCGTGAGGAGATCAGAGGGGTTATCATGAGGGATGTCTCCGGCGGCCGCGTCAAGCCCCCGGATTGGATCTTATACAAGCCGGCATAA
- a CDS encoding glycerol-3-phosphate acyltransferase, which translates to MLTTIAILLPAAYIAGSVNFSILLFRMLGRDDPRYHFSGTAGTTNVYRQAGLFWAGVVLLLDLGRALAVSWAALYLLPINYVPWVGLALILGNRFPCFHQFRGGKGVASYLGFTAIISPYSAAFSALVWVGVYGIVRIPFIASFFMTFVLMVGTIIICGYQALATAGAIATALFIFYNHRQNVVELFSSPPS; encoded by the coding sequence ATGCTCACGACGATTGCAATACTCCTGCCGGCTGCCTACATTGCAGGCTCCGTTAACTTCTCCATTCTGCTCTTCAGGATGTTGGGGAGGGATGATCCGAGATATCATTTCAGCGGAACTGCCGGAACAACGAACGTCTATCGACAGGCCGGGTTATTCTGGGCCGGAGTCGTACTTTTGCTTGATTTAGGCAGGGCTCTTGCCGTTTCATGGGCCGCTCTGTACCTGCTTCCGATAAACTATGTCCCCTGGGTAGGACTGGCCCTCATTCTCGGCAACCGTTTCCCCTGCTTTCACCAGTTCCGCGGCGGGAAAGGGGTGGCAAGCTACCTGGGTTTTACCGCCATTATTTCACCCTATTCGGCAGCCTTTTCCGCCCTCGTCTGGGTGGGGGTATATGGGATCGTCCGGATTCCCTTTATCGCCTCTTTTTTCATGACTTTCGTGCTCATGGTTGGAACGATTATCATATGCGGATACCAGGCGCTTGCAACGGCGGGAGCAATTGCAACGGCCCTCTTCATCTTCTATAACCACAGACAAAATGTAGTAGAGCTTTTCAGCAGTCCCCCCTCTTAA
- a CDS encoding GDSL-type esterase/lipase family protein — MSTLQITITDDGKYRRCSIMLDLKKMIKPARTINKLTTGTPITIVALGDSLTQGWMVSKGYLDFLNEMLHIKFLKGRFKLINGGIPGDTADSGLSRLRWDVLHYNPDCVFIQYAINDAFSGFTEQHFKNNIKEIIDTIRENGDTDIVLITSGYIGDNEDNRHVEGYYRQLEVLGEDYGIPVVQTHEYWKKKIRDGMIFGSLVQYDDVHPTEEGYRLMAEAIMNIF, encoded by the coding sequence ATGAGCACTTTACAAATCACTATAACCGACGACGGGAAATATCGCCGCTGTAGCATAATGTTGGACCTGAAAAAAATGATTAAACCTGCACGGACCATAAATAAACTAACAACCGGCACACCCATCACCATTGTGGCCCTTGGCGATTCCCTGACACAGGGCTGGATGGTCTCAAAGGGGTATCTCGATTTCTTAAACGAAATGCTTCACATAAAGTTTCTCAAAGGCAGGTTTAAGCTTATTAATGGCGGTATTCCGGGTGATACGGCGGATTCCGGTCTCTCCCGCTTGAGGTGGGATGTTCTTCATTATAACCCCGATTGTGTCTTCATACAATACGCGATTAATGATGCTTTTTCGGGGTTTACAGAACAACATTTCAAAAACAATATAAAAGAGATAATCGATACAATAAGGGAAAATGGCGATACCGATATTGTTCTCATAACTTCCGGATATATTGGTGATAATGAAGATAACCGGCATGTCGAAGGATATTATCGTCAACTTGAAGTATTGGGAGAAGATTATGGTATTCCCGTTGTACAAACGCATGAGTACTGGAAAAAGAAGATCAGGGATGGAATGATATTTGGTTCTTTGGTGCAGTATGATGATGTGCACCCCACAGAAGAAGGCTACAGGCTCATGGCAGAAGCAATTATGAATATTTTTTAA
- a CDS encoding DegV family EDD domain-containing protein, whose product MIDDFRQALIAGVERLTAWADLLDRINVFPIADGDTGRNLVISLAPLRQPERGVQTLSRELLLSARGNSGNIASSFFQCFIQAGSWENVPDAVRLGRDRAWQAVPDPRPGTMLSFFDALAEVFPDAFTNHDRIAGVLMHLESVVRDTTEQQPKLRKAGVVDAGALGLFLYFEGFFHILADGRIPFRTVTDTFRGKLQVSPSYRDDLEGGYCVDTVLHSEADTKEALQMLAALGESIVVTREDAYLKVHFHTMDREVARRKLVDLGQVIGWAEDDLYLQTSAFNSTSRESIIHIMTDAAGSLTRQEAKFLGITLLDSYITVGDHCLPETYLSPEDLYSAMLSGLRVTTAQASIFERHQIYESVMSRHRQILYLCVGSAFTGNYRVVTDWKRGNDPEDRLVVIDTGAASGRLGVLAMAVAAYANEANEAGQVVTFARQAVTRCEEYVFLDRLEYLAAGGRLSKTGAFFGDMLRMKPIVSPMHEGACKVGVVRNREEQLRFALEAMGRSLKPEDKALIMLEYSDNRPWVEEVKSEVARCYPGAQIVVHPLSLTSGAHMGPGTWAVAFLPDISSSL is encoded by the coding sequence ATGATAGATGACTTCCGGCAGGCCCTTATCGCCGGCGTCGAGCGCCTCACGGCCTGGGCGGATCTCCTGGACCGGATCAATGTCTTCCCCATCGCCGACGGGGACACGGGCCGGAACCTCGTCATCAGCTTAGCTCCCCTGCGACAACCCGAACGGGGCGTGCAGACCCTGTCCCGTGAACTCCTCCTCTCAGCCCGTGGCAATTCGGGAAATATCGCCTCCAGCTTCTTTCAGTGTTTCATTCAAGCCGGTTCATGGGAAAACGTGCCCGATGCCGTCCGGCTGGGACGCGACCGTGCCTGGCAGGCGGTGCCTGATCCCCGGCCGGGAACGATGCTGAGTTTTTTCGATGCACTGGCGGAAGTTTTTCCCGATGCTTTCACTAATCATGACCGGATTGCAGGAGTGCTGATGCATCTGGAGTCCGTCGTCCGGGATACGACGGAACAGCAGCCCAAGCTCCGGAAGGCCGGGGTGGTGGATGCCGGCGCCCTGGGACTGTTTCTGTACTTTGAAGGATTTTTCCATATCCTTGCGGATGGCCGGATACCCTTCCGAACCGTGACGGATACCTTTCGGGGCAAGCTGCAAGTCTCGCCTTCCTATAGGGATGACCTGGAAGGGGGCTACTGCGTGGACACGGTTCTCCACAGCGAGGCAGATACAAAAGAGGCGCTACAGATGCTTGCCGCTCTCGGCGAGTCCATCGTCGTGACCCGCGAGGATGCCTATCTGAAGGTTCATTTTCACACCATGGATCGGGAGGTTGCACGCAGAAAGCTTGTCGACCTCGGCCAGGTAATCGGCTGGGCGGAGGACGACCTGTACCTACAGACATCGGCCTTCAACAGCACGAGCCGGGAGTCTATCATCCATATCATGACCGATGCGGCAGGCTCGCTGACCCGGCAGGAGGCGAAGTTTCTGGGGATTACCCTTTTGGACAGTTACATCACCGTCGGGGATCATTGCCTGCCGGAGACCTATTTAAGCCCCGAGGATCTCTACAGCGCCATGCTCTCAGGTCTGCGGGTGACGACCGCCCAGGCATCCATCTTCGAGCGCCACCAGATTTATGAAAGCGTTATGAGCCGCCACAGGCAGATCCTTTACCTGTGCGTCGGATCGGCATTCACGGGAAACTACCGCGTGGTCACTGACTGGAAACGGGGGAATGATCCGGAAGACCGCCTCGTGGTGATCGATACCGGCGCGGCATCGGGACGACTCGGGGTGCTCGCTATGGCTGTGGCCGCCTATGCCAATGAAGCAAACGAGGCCGGGCAAGTCGTAACCTTCGCCAGACAGGCCGTGACCCGCTGCGAGGAGTATGTGTTTCTCGACCGCCTCGAATACCTGGCTGCCGGAGGACGGCTGTCGAAGACGGGGGCTTTCTTCGGCGATATGCTCCGCATGAAACCCATCGTAAGTCCCATGCACGAGGGAGCCTGCAAGGTGGGCGTCGTCCGGAACCGCGAAGAGCAGTTGCGTTTCGCCCTGGAAGCCATGGGACGTTCCCTGAAGCCGGAGGATAAGGCCCTCATCATGCTGGAGTATTCGGACAACCGGCCCTGGGTGGAAGAGGTAAAGAGTGAAGTGGCAAGGTGCTATCCGGGAGCCCAGATCGTCGTACATCCCCTCTCTTTGACCTCAGGCGCGCACATGGGCCCGGGCACATGGGCCGTGGCCTTTCTGCCTGACATCAGTTCTTCACTTTGA
- a CDS encoding aromatic amino acid ammonia-lyase, protein MKRRVNQDVIIGERPVTLSQIVAVARGNTRVKLSRERSFLERIRRSEAMLYTAINERVPVYGVSTGYGKSCGKRLKRDQVKKHQGANPIRFHGCGTGDPISVPATRAAMLCRLLCLSRGYSGVSLGLLERLAAFLNHGITPVVPCEGSVGASGDLTPMSYVAAAMTGEREVFYRGKRLPASEALKLSGLVPYAFAPKEAISIMNGTSTMTGMAVLAVERADRILDAEICATALTVHALKGKFLHFHPAIGEAKPFPGQIHVARKLTELLQVEAHNGDLESQAREALQDPYSVRCSPQIVGVLYDALTWIRQWVETEANSANDNPIFDPETGQPLMSGNFYGGHMAFAMDAMKAALASVADMSDRQVALLVDPLLNRGLPADLVRVEGEDSVFHHGFKAMSIASSALAAEALKLTMPAASFSRSTESNNQDKVSMGTIAARDAERICTLTERVLAIHLLAATQGCEIRGNLDVRPQLIALIGRIRSLSEAMMEDREMDRDIECIARTIAEEDLFGR, encoded by the coding sequence ATGAAGCGGCGTGTGAATCAAGATGTGATTATCGGTGAAAGGCCGGTAACGCTTTCGCAGATTGTTGCCGTCGCCCGGGGAAACACCAGAGTGAAGCTCAGCCGTGAGCGTTCTTTCCTGGAGCGGATTCGCCGGAGCGAGGCCATGCTCTATACCGCCATCAACGAAAGGGTTCCCGTCTATGGTGTCTCAACGGGGTATGGCAAGTCCTGCGGAAAGCGTTTGAAACGGGACCAGGTAAAGAAACACCAGGGGGCCAATCCCATCAGGTTTCACGGCTGCGGCACCGGTGATCCCATCAGTGTTCCCGCTACACGGGCGGCGATGCTCTGCCGGCTCCTTTGTCTGTCCAGGGGGTATTCCGGCGTGTCTTTAGGACTTCTGGAGCGGCTTGCGGCCTTTCTCAATCACGGAATTACCCCCGTCGTTCCCTGTGAGGGATCCGTCGGGGCGTCCGGTGATCTGACCCCTATGTCCTACGTAGCGGCAGCCATGACGGGGGAGCGTGAGGTCTTCTACCGGGGTAAGCGTTTGCCTGCCTCCGAGGCGCTAAAGCTTTCGGGACTTGTCCCGTATGCATTTGCCCCGAAGGAGGCTATTTCCATAATGAACGGCACATCCACGATGACGGGGATGGCCGTCCTCGCCGTGGAAAGGGCTGACAGGATACTCGATGCGGAGATCTGTGCCACGGCGCTTACCGTTCATGCCTTGAAGGGGAAGTTTCTTCACTTCCACCCCGCCATCGGTGAGGCTAAGCCCTTTCCGGGGCAGATCCATGTGGCCCGGAAGCTGACGGAACTGCTCCAGGTAGAGGCGCATAACGGCGATCTCGAATCCCAGGCCCGGGAAGCACTGCAAGACCCATATTCCGTTCGATGCTCCCCACAGATAGTCGGGGTACTTTACGATGCACTTACATGGATCCGGCAATGGGTTGAGACAGAGGCGAACAGTGCCAATGACAACCCCATCTTCGATCCGGAAACGGGTCAGCCGCTCATGAGCGGGAATTTCTACGGCGGCCACATGGCTTTCGCCATGGATGCCATGAAGGCGGCCCTGGCCTCCGTGGCGGACATGTCGGACCGGCAGGTGGCCCTCCTTGTAGATCCGCTTCTCAACCGGGGACTCCCTGCAGATCTGGTGCGGGTTGAGGGAGAGGATTCCGTCTTTCATCATGGATTCAAGGCTATGTCAATCGCTTCGTCGGCGCTTGCAGCAGAGGCCCTGAAGCTGACCATGCCCGCCGCATCCTTTTCCCGTTCAACGGAATCCAACAACCAGGACAAGGTCAGTATGGGGACCATCGCTGCCCGGGATGCGGAAAGGATCTGCACCCTGACGGAGCGGGTTCTGGCCATTCATCTCCTGGCCGCAACACAGGGCTGTGAGATCCGGGGGAACCTCGATGTCCGGCCGCAGTTGATCGCCCTTATTGGCCGTATTCGTTCCCTTTCGGAAGCTATGATGGAAGACCGCGAGATGGACAGGGACATTGAGTGCATTGCCCGTACCATCGCCGAGGAAGACCTGTTCGGGAGATAA
- a CDS encoding cobalamin-dependent protein (Presence of a B(12) (cobalamin)-binding domain implies dependence on cobalamin itself, in one of its several forms, or in some unusual lineages, dependence on a cobalamin-like analog.), producing MKFKLIYPKWKKLENQTEFHLPPHGPVVFAATLPDGVEIDFTDENVESINFDESPDFVGISMMLTSQVKRGWEIADRYRQRGIKVIVGGIATMLHAEEMMVHADAVFLGEAEGRMEEVFRDLRNDRLQKRYDYLNDFPPAESIGTAKRDILKREFYYYKGVQMVDLVHASRGCRFDCYPCCVAFLGGRKFRPRPIDRVVEELAAIDNNRLFIVDNSLAQDKEWERELFTAMIPLKKKWCCHPIEDDDDILDLAAQAGAWYVYQAIFDRSDYIRDRIRRYHEHGIAVEGTILLGLDDQTEDDIRRLVDFLMEIKLDLAEFTILTPFPHTRAFDDLHRDGRIISYDWNDYTADKVIFRPRNMTPERLQELYIHAWDTFYRDEPQTYKMFKLMQKVIEKEKADGTYRGRRRELMASRFGKMEESPGGQS from the coding sequence GTGAAATTCAAACTTATCTATCCGAAATGGAAGAAACTGGAAAATCAGACGGAATTTCACCTTCCGCCCCACGGTCCCGTCGTCTTTGCTGCGACGTTGCCCGATGGTGTGGAAATCGATTTTACGGATGAAAATGTGGAATCCATCAATTTCGACGAATCCCCTGATTTCGTCGGTATATCAATGATGCTCACCAGCCAGGTAAAACGGGGCTGGGAGATTGCCGACAGGTACCGGCAAAGGGGGATCAAGGTAATCGTTGGCGGAATTGCGACGATGCTCCATGCCGAGGAAATGATGGTCCACGCCGATGCCGTTTTTCTCGGCGAGGCGGAAGGCAGGATGGAGGAGGTCTTTCGTGACTTAAGAAATGACCGGCTGCAAAAGAGATATGACTACCTGAATGATTTTCCTCCTGCCGAATCCATTGGGACGGCAAAAAGAGATATATTAAAACGGGAATTTTACTATTATAAGGGTGTGCAGATGGTGGATCTCGTTCACGCGTCACGGGGATGCCGCTTCGACTGCTATCCCTGCTGCGTGGCTTTTCTGGGAGGGAGGAAATTCCGGCCCCGCCCCATCGACAGGGTTGTGGAGGAACTGGCGGCGATCGACAACAATCGCCTGTTCATTGTGGACAATTCTCTTGCCCAGGATAAGGAGTGGGAACGGGAGCTGTTTACCGCCATGATTCCCCTGAAGAAAAAATGGTGCTGCCATCCCATCGAGGATGACGATGATATCCTTGATCTCGCAGCGCAGGCGGGGGCCTGGTACGTCTACCAGGCAATCTTCGATAGGTCGGACTATATCCGGGACCGCATCCGGCGTTATCATGAACACGGTATTGCCGTGGAAGGAACGATCCTCCTGGGCCTTGACGACCAAACGGAGGACGACATTCGACGGCTCGTGGATTTTCTCATGGAGATCAAGCTTGATCTTGCTGAATTTACCATCCTCACGCCGTTTCCTCATACCAGGGCTTTCGATGACCTGCACCGGGACGGGCGAATCATCTCCTACGACTGGAACGATTACACAGCGGACAAGGTGATTTTCCGGCCCAGAAACATGACGCCGGAGAGGCTCCAGGAGCTTTACATCCATGCCTGGGACACATTTTACAGGGATGAACCACAGACCTACAAGATGTTTAAGCTCATGCAGAAGGTTATAGAAAAGGAGAAAGCCGACGGAACATACAGGGGCCGCAGGCGGGAACTGATGGCCAGTCGGTTCGGGAAAATGGAAGAGAGTCCAGGAGGTCAGTCATGA
- a CDS encoding type II toxin-antitoxin system HicA family toxin yields the protein MKRIDFIRELVRAGCHLKRHGGRHDIYLNPKNGRKSPVPRHAEIKESLCDLIRNQLGISDK from the coding sequence TTGAAGCGGATTGACTTCATTCGCGAACTGGTGAGAGCCGGCTGCCATCTGAAACGGCATGGTGGAAGGCACGACATCTACTTGAATCCCAAAAATGGAAGGAAATCTCCCGTTCCACGTCACGCTGAGATCAAGGAAAGTCTTTGCGATCTTATTAGAAACCAACTCGGCATCAGCGATAAATAG
- a CDS encoding type II toxin-antitoxin system HicB family antitoxin, whose translation MRQFTLEYWKDDDWYVGRLKEVPGVFSQGETLEELEENVKDAYRLMMEDDTVILPRLHAPVYQKEIGVDI comes from the coding sequence ATGAGACAATTTACTCTCGAATACTGGAAGGATGACGACTGGTATGTCGGTAGGCTCAAGGAGGTGCCGGGTGTTTTCAGCCAGGGCGAGACATTGGAGGAACTTGAAGAAAACGTCAAAGACGCCTACCGGTTAATGATGGAAGACGATACGGTGATTCTTCCCCGCCTGCATGCTCCTGTCTATCAAAAAGAAATCGGTGTGGATATTTGA
- a CDS encoding transposase — protein MLLAKGKITKEMIAMLSTWRHSGFHVFCSNRISPKDDTAMENLARYIIRASLSQERMQYLDREGKVVYISKGGKTIKVLPALE, from the coding sequence ATGCTCCTGGCCAAAGGAAAGATCACGAAGGAGATGATCGCCATGCTCTCAACATGGCGGCATTCCGGCTTCCACGTCTTCTGCAGCAACCGCATATCTCCAAAAGATGATACGGCCATGGAGAACCTGGCCCGCTACATCATCCGGGCGTCGCTCTCCCAGGAGCGGATGCAGTACCTGGATCGGGAGGGAAAGGTCGTCTATATCTCCAAAGGCGGCAAGACAATCAAGGTCTTACCTGCCCTGGAATGA